The Paraburkholderia sp. SOS3 genome includes a region encoding these proteins:
- a CDS encoding transposase produces the protein MARLARLYVPDQPQHVILRGLDQQPAFVDDQDYELFIDCLRAASRDHHLAVHAYALMPGAVQLLVTPTDESSLPKAMQAVGRRYVAHFNRRYSRRGTLWEGRYRATVIEGERYFLLASRVVEMSPVRTHLVAAAEDYRWSSYRHHIGLTLDSLITDHPLYWSLGNTPFERQRAYRELCEQPLDEREASQLQQATLKGWVLGSDSYREWAARAANRRVSPLPRGRPRKVRDTADPPVKSQ, from the coding sequence ATGGCACGGCTTGCACGTCTTTATGTTCCTGACCAGCCGCAACACGTGATCCTGCGCGGACTCGACCAGCAGCCCGCGTTTGTCGACGACCAGGATTACGAGCTCTTTATCGATTGCCTGAGAGCGGCCTCACGCGATCATCACCTCGCGGTTCATGCGTACGCGCTGATGCCAGGCGCGGTGCAACTGCTCGTCACGCCCACCGACGAGTCGAGTCTGCCGAAAGCGATGCAGGCAGTCGGACGGCGCTACGTCGCGCACTTCAACCGGCGTTACTCGCGGCGCGGCACGTTGTGGGAAGGTCGCTATCGCGCGACGGTGATCGAGGGCGAGCGCTACTTTCTGCTCGCGAGCCGCGTCGTCGAAATGTCGCCGGTGCGCACTCACCTCGTCGCCGCCGCCGAAGACTACCGCTGGTCGAGTTACCGCCATCACATCGGCCTCACGCTCGATAGCCTCATCACCGACCATCCGCTGTACTGGTCGCTCGGCAATACGCCATTCGAACGGCAGCGCGCGTATCGCGAGCTGTGCGAGCAACCGCTCGACGAACGCGAGGCAAGCCAGTTGCAGCAGGCGACGCTCAAAGGCTGGGTGCTCGGCAGCGATTCCTATCGCGAATGGGCGGCGCGTGCGGCCAACCGGCGAGTGTCGCCGTTGCCGCGAGGCCGGCCGCGCAAAGTCCGCGACACCGCAGACCCGCCGGTGAAGTCGCAGTAG
- a CDS encoding OmpW/AlkL family protein: MKLKQAISGAAAACALACLATAAHAQTAGSFYVTTGWFHLAPQSSSDPLKETNVGGTPVNITIPNTGAKISTADTVGFTAGYFITDHIATQFDIGVPPTFDIDGTGQFGQFGKLGEAKQWSPALLLKYYFLAPQSKFRPYIGIGVSRVWFTGEKITNGAFEQGVLHGPTTVTTDSSWVPVFNAGFTYAFTEHWFAGFSISYLPISTTAKLNTAAQTPVGTLNVQSETKIRLNPIVTLVSVGYRF; the protein is encoded by the coding sequence ATGAAACTAAAACAGGCCATCTCGGGGGCCGCTGCAGCATGCGCACTCGCATGCCTTGCGACCGCAGCTCACGCTCAAACGGCCGGAAGCTTTTACGTCACGACAGGCTGGTTCCATCTCGCGCCTCAGTCCAGTAGTGATCCGTTGAAGGAGACAAACGTAGGGGGCACACCCGTCAACATCACGATACCGAACACGGGAGCCAAAATCAGCACTGCCGATACCGTCGGCTTCACTGCGGGCTACTTCATCACCGACCATATCGCCACCCAGTTCGATATCGGCGTTCCACCGACCTTCGATATCGATGGCACGGGACAGTTCGGACAGTTCGGCAAACTCGGTGAAGCGAAACAGTGGAGCCCTGCGCTGCTGCTCAAGTACTACTTCCTTGCGCCCCAGTCGAAGTTCCGTCCGTATATCGGTATCGGTGTGAGCCGTGTCTGGTTCACAGGCGAAAAAATCACGAACGGCGCATTCGAGCAGGGCGTACTGCATGGTCCGACCACGGTAACCACGGATAGTTCGTGGGTGCCTGTGTTTAATGCGGGCTTCACGTACGCGTTCACCGAACACTGGTTCGCGGGCTTCTCGATTTCGTATCTGCCGATCAGCACCACGGCAAAGCTGAACACGGCCGCGCAAACGCCGGTCGGTACGCTCAACGTGCAGTCGGAAACCAAGATTCGACTGAACCCGATCGTCACGCTCGTGAGCGTCGGCTATCGGTTCTAA
- a CDS encoding DUF883 family protein yields the protein MTALPNTRDAIGESWATTGRRARRIARHSRHAAEDIASELRTLISELEGTLGDGTQADAAALRSQVRKRLDDARERLNDTRSVMRERAQVALNGADEYVHENPWRTIAMVGAIALVAGALMSRGR from the coding sequence ATGACTGCACTACCGAATACGCGCGATGCGATTGGCGAATCGTGGGCAACGACGGGGCGCCGTGCGCGCCGGATTGCGCGCCACAGCCGTCACGCCGCGGAAGACATTGCGAGCGAACTGCGCACGCTGATCTCGGAACTCGAGGGCACACTCGGCGACGGCACGCAAGCCGATGCCGCCGCGTTGCGCAGCCAGGTGCGCAAGCGTCTCGACGACGCGCGCGAGCGCCTGAACGACACGCGTAGCGTGATGCGCGAACGTGCTCAGGTGGCATTGAACGGCGCGGACGAATACGTGCATGAAAACCCATGGCGGACGATCGCCATGGTCGGTGCGATTGCGCTTGTGGCAGGCGCCTTGATGTCGCGCGGACGTTAG
- a CDS encoding deoxyguanosinetriphosphate triphosphohydrolase, with translation MTERLSDNPLEASEAPRATDASNEANASAAPDARGTPPLSSSPPSVAALEAHLAPYAAHSAQSRGRRHPEAAPSARTEFQRDRDRIVHSTAFRRLEYKTQVFVNHEGDLFRTRLTHSLEVAQIARSVARNLRVNEDLVEAISLAHDLGHTPFGHAGQDALNDCMREHGGFEHNLQSLAVVDELEEHYGAFNGLNLCFETREGILKHCSRENARRLGALGERFLQGRQPSIEAQIANLADEIAYNNHDVDDGLRSGLITIDQLAEVELWRTHFDAARRDFPEIEGRRLVHETVRRIINTLIVDLIDTTTRNLHRHAPQSLDDVRAAPPLVAHSETVSAQATVLKRFLYKNLYRHYRVMRMANKARRVVTGLFDAFTDDARLLPPNYQSTDPGVQARLIAHYIAGMTDRYALKEYRRLFVVDDN, from the coding sequence GTGACCGAAAGACTCAGCGACAATCCGCTCGAAGCGTCCGAGGCGCCGCGCGCGACTGACGCGTCGAACGAGGCCAATGCCTCTGCCGCGCCCGACGCGCGAGGCACGCCGCCGCTTTCATCATCGCCGCCGTCGGTTGCCGCACTCGAGGCTCATCTCGCGCCGTACGCCGCGCATTCCGCACAGTCTCGCGGCCGTCGCCATCCGGAAGCGGCGCCGAGCGCCCGTACCGAGTTCCAGCGCGACCGCGACCGCATCGTGCACTCGACCGCATTCCGGCGTCTCGAATACAAAACGCAGGTGTTCGTCAATCACGAAGGCGACCTCTTTCGCACGCGGCTCACGCACAGCCTCGAAGTCGCGCAGATCGCACGTTCGGTCGCGCGAAACCTGCGCGTCAACGAAGATCTCGTCGAAGCGATCTCGCTGGCGCACGACCTCGGTCATACGCCCTTCGGCCATGCGGGACAGGATGCGCTGAACGACTGCATGCGCGAACACGGCGGCTTCGAGCACAATCTGCAAAGCCTCGCAGTCGTCGACGAACTCGAAGAACACTACGGCGCGTTCAACGGGCTCAACCTGTGTTTCGAAACGCGCGAAGGCATTCTCAAGCACTGTTCGCGCGAAAATGCGCGCCGTCTCGGCGCGCTCGGCGAACGTTTCCTGCAGGGACGCCAGCCGTCGATCGAAGCGCAGATCGCCAATCTCGCCGACGAAATCGCCTACAACAACCACGACGTCGACGACGGCCTGCGCTCCGGCCTCATCACGATCGATCAGTTGGCGGAAGTCGAACTGTGGCGCACGCACTTCGATGCGGCGCGGCGCGACTTTCCGGAAATCGAAGGGCGCAGGCTCGTTCATGAGACGGTACGGCGCATCATCAATACGCTGATCGTCGACCTGATCGACACGACGACACGCAATCTGCACCGTCATGCGCCGCAATCGCTCGATGACGTGCGCGCGGCGCCGCCGCTCGTCGCGCACAGCGAAACAGTGTCTGCGCAAGCGACGGTGCTCAAGCGCTTCCTGTACAAGAATCTCTATCGTCACTATCGCGTGATGCGCATGGCGAACAAGGCGCGGCGCGTCGTCACCGGCCTTTTCGATGCGTTCACCGACGACGCGCGATTGCTGCCGCCGAACTACCAGTCAACGGATCCAGGCGTGCAGGCAAGGCTGATCGCGCATTACATCGCGGGCATGACCGATCGCTACGCGCTGAAGGAGTATCGGCGGCTGTTCGTTGTCGACGACAACTGA
- the aroB gene encoding 3-dehydroquinate synthase, protein MITVNVDLGDRAYPIHIGADLIGKTGLFAPHIAGTSVTIVTNTTVEPLYGDALRRALAPLGKNVSTVVLPDGEAHKNWETLNQIFDALLGARADRKTTLIALGGGVIGDVTGFAAACYMRGVPFIQVPTTLLSQVDSSVGGKTGINHPLGKNMIGAFYQPQAVIADIGALRTLPPRELAAGVAEVIKTGAIADAAFFDWIEANVDALNRCDPQALTEAVKRSCEIKASVVAADEREGGLRAILNFGHTFGHAIEAGLGYGEWLHGEAVGCGMVMAADLSVRLGHLDDAARERLVALVKAAHLPTRAPALGAARYVDLMRVDKKAEAGEIKFILLKRFGETLITRAPDDAVNATLAATV, encoded by the coding sequence ATGATTACCGTCAATGTCGATCTGGGCGACCGCGCCTACCCGATTCATATCGGCGCCGATCTGATCGGCAAGACCGGGCTGTTCGCGCCGCATATAGCGGGCACGTCGGTCACGATCGTCACCAACACGACTGTCGAGCCCTTGTATGGCGATGCGTTGCGTCGCGCGCTCGCGCCGCTCGGCAAGAACGTCTCGACGGTCGTGCTGCCCGATGGCGAAGCGCACAAGAACTGGGAAACGCTGAATCAGATCTTCGATGCGCTGCTCGGCGCGCGTGCCGATCGCAAAACCACGTTGATCGCGCTCGGCGGCGGCGTGATCGGCGATGTGACCGGTTTTGCCGCCGCATGCTACATGCGCGGCGTGCCGTTTATTCAGGTGCCGACTACGCTGCTGTCGCAGGTCGATTCGTCGGTGGGCGGCAAGACCGGCATCAACCATCCGCTCGGCAAGAACATGATCGGCGCGTTCTACCAGCCGCAAGCGGTGATCGCCGATATCGGCGCGTTGCGCACGCTGCCGCCTCGCGAGCTTGCCGCGGGCGTCGCCGAAGTGATCAAAACCGGCGCGATCGCCGATGCTGCGTTCTTCGACTGGATCGAAGCGAATGTCGACGCGCTGAATCGCTGCGATCCGCAGGCGCTGACTGAAGCGGTCAAACGGTCGTGCGAGATCAAGGCATCGGTGGTCGCGGCCGATGAACGCGAAGGCGGTTTGCGCGCGATTCTGAATTTTGGCCATACGTTCGGCCATGCGATCGAAGCGGGCTTGGGCTACGGAGAATGGCTGCACGGAGAGGCGGTCGGTTGCGGCATGGTGATGGCGGCCGATTTGTCCGTAAGGCTTGGCCATCTCGACGACGCAGCGCGCGAGCGCCTCGTTGCGCTCGTGAAGGCCGCGCATTTGCCGACGCGCGCGCCGGCGCTTGGCGCCGCGCGCTATGTGGACCTGATGCGCGTCGACAAGAAGGCGGAAGCCGGCGAGATCAAGTTCATCCTGCTCAAGCGTTTCGGCGAGACGCTGATCACGCGCGCGCCCGACGATGCAGTGAACGCGACGCTCGCGGCGACCGTCTAA
- a CDS encoding shikimate kinase translates to MQERDAHANVFFVGLMGAGKTTVGRAVARRLDRPFFDSDHEIEERTGARIPVIFELEGEAGFREREAQVIEELTGRAGIVLATGGGAILRPENREALRNRGLVVYLRANPHDLWLRTRRDKNRPLLQTEDPKAKLEALFEVRDPLYRECAHFVIETGRPSVSGLVNMVLMQLEMAGVGKPPAA, encoded by the coding sequence TTGCAAGAGCGGGACGCACACGCCAATGTATTTTTCGTCGGGCTCATGGGAGCGGGCAAGACGACCGTCGGCCGCGCCGTGGCGAGGCGGCTCGATCGTCCGTTCTTCGATTCCGACCACGAGATCGAGGAGCGCACGGGTGCCCGTATTCCGGTGATTTTCGAGCTCGAAGGCGAAGCCGGCTTTCGCGAACGCGAAGCGCAGGTGATCGAAGAGCTGACGGGCCGCGCGGGCATCGTGCTCGCGACCGGCGGCGGCGCGATCCTTCGGCCCGAGAATCGCGAGGCGTTGCGCAATCGCGGGCTGGTCGTCTATCTGCGCGCGAATCCGCACGACCTGTGGCTGCGCACGCGGCGCGACAAGAATCGCCCGCTGCTGCAGACCGAAGACCCGAAAGCGAAGCTCGAAGCGCTCTTCGAGGTGCGCGACCCGCTTTACCGCGAATGTGCGCACTTCGTGATCGAGACCGGGCGGCCGTCGGTGAGCGGCCTCGTCAATATGGTGCTGATGCAGCTCGAGATGGCGGGCGTCGGCAAACCACCCGCAGCATAA
- a CDS encoding type IV pilus secretin PilQ, whose translation MLVSAAMASSVAYASLPPLPESLPQSFPESFPEALPLNEAIAPAGVPPLPQLASNEARNPFNGNFASDESAQADLSGDASAIAYDDEAAPRRIAANGASTPRVELPRTADSQTALEGPPVPLAPLSRLTTASSRPVEDNLPPDRPISLNFRQAELGAVLNAFAQFTGLNIIASGKARATVTLHLDKVPWRTAFDTLLDVNGLAMEQRGNVIWVAPLAELAARERQRFEAHARGADLEPLASRTFELHYAHADEVRKMLTGSGNQRVLSKRGAVIADPRTNLLFITDLQARLDDIAELVEAIDQPTRQVMIEARIVEGELGFSRNLGVKLSMAATSEDGSAVGITAGKEGAIHDLSARPISGFDAATAGLTLFAARATRLLNIELSALEAEGRGQIVSSPRVVTADRMKAIVEQGTELPYQAKVGQGVSGVQFRRASLKLEVEPRITPDGRVVLDLDVAKDSVGEQTAAGPAINTKHVQTRVQVEDGGTVSIGGIYETDDRDDVTRVPVLGKIPVLGALFRHRAHRDARSELVVFITPTVVQTN comes from the coding sequence ATGCTCGTGTCGGCCGCGATGGCGAGTTCGGTTGCGTATGCATCGCTGCCGCCATTGCCTGAGTCGCTGCCTCAGTCGTTCCCTGAGTCGTTCCCTGAGGCGTTGCCGCTTAACGAGGCGATTGCACCGGCCGGTGTACCGCCCCTGCCGCAACTCGCCTCCAACGAGGCCCGTAATCCGTTTAACGGAAACTTTGCGAGCGATGAATCCGCGCAAGCCGATTTATCTGGCGACGCATCGGCCATTGCGTATGACGACGAGGCCGCACCGCGAAGAATCGCCGCAAACGGCGCGTCGACGCCACGCGTGGAACTGCCTCGCACGGCAGACTCGCAGACCGCGCTCGAGGGCCCGCCCGTGCCGCTCGCGCCGCTGTCGCGACTCACTACTGCGTCGAGCCGTCCCGTAGAGGACAATTTGCCGCCCGACCGGCCGATCTCGCTGAATTTCCGGCAAGCGGAACTAGGCGCCGTGTTGAATGCTTTCGCCCAGTTCACGGGCCTGAACATCATCGCGAGCGGCAAGGCACGCGCTACCGTCACGCTGCACCTCGACAAGGTGCCGTGGCGCACCGCATTCGATACGCTGCTTGATGTCAACGGGCTTGCGATGGAGCAGCGCGGCAACGTGATCTGGGTCGCGCCGCTTGCCGAACTGGCGGCCCGCGAGCGGCAGCGCTTCGAAGCGCACGCGCGCGGCGCGGATCTCGAACCGCTCGCGAGCCGCACGTTCGAACTGCACTATGCGCACGCGGACGAGGTTCGCAAGATGCTGACCGGCTCGGGCAACCAGCGCGTGCTGTCGAAGCGCGGCGCGGTGATCGCCGATCCGCGCACGAACCTGCTTTTCATCACCGATCTGCAGGCGCGTCTCGACGACATCGCGGAACTGGTCGAGGCGATCGACCAGCCGACGCGGCAGGTGATGATCGAAGCGCGTATCGTCGAAGGCGAACTGGGCTTTTCGCGCAATCTGGGGGTCAAGCTATCGATGGCGGCCACGAGCGAGGACGGCTCGGCTGTCGGTATAACGGCCGGCAAGGAGGGTGCGATCCACGATCTGTCGGCGCGGCCGATCTCCGGCTTCGATGCAGCAACGGCGGGCTTGACGCTGTTCGCCGCGCGCGCCACGCGCCTGCTCAACATCGAGCTTAGCGCGCTCGAAGCGGAAGGGCGCGGGCAGATCGTGTCCAGTCCGCGCGTCGTCACCGCGGACCGGATGAAGGCGATCGTCGAGCAGGGCACGGAATTGCCGTATCAGGCGAAGGTCGGTCAAGGCGTATCGGGCGTGCAGTTTCGCCGCGCGAGCCTGAAGCTCGAGGTCGAACCGCGAATCACGCCGGACGGCAGAGTCGTGCTGGACCTCGACGTCGCGAAAGATAGCGTCGGCGAGCAGACGGCCGCTGGCCCCGCGATCAACACGAAACACGTGCAAACGCGTGTGCAGGTCGAGGATGGCGGTACGGTGTCGATCGGCGGAATCTACGAGACCGACGATCGCGACGATGTGACTCGCGTGCCGGTCCTGGGCAAAATACCGGTTCTAGGCGCGCTTTTTCGCCATCGCGCGCATCGGGACGCGCGTAGCGAACTGGTGGTTTTCATCACACCGACCGTTGTCCAGACGAATTGA
- a CDS encoding fimbrial assembly protein: MKRLALRAGVVPSQRVRPVRTGGFNLLPHRQLAARRERRRRIVEVFAGIAAGCVAVLILAAWQTVERVRLDAGRASFERSLAQLSAPLAEHKRLARAAEQARMRAEHAAMHSKPLVHLLSLLDALSSESDDKVSLRQLRQREHETELLASAHDHAAPASWVKRLAAIRGVKDAEVKDQRRATAAMHGAGQNASGAIEFSARLEWEGTREPTVRNVAPAAARTERGAHMRGLK; this comes from the coding sequence ATGAAGCGGCTCGCGTTGCGTGCCGGCGTTGTGCCGTCGCAGCGTGTGCGGCCGGTGCGGACAGGCGGATTCAATCTGCTGCCGCATCGGCAGCTCGCCGCGCGCCGCGAACGGCGGCGCCGTATCGTCGAAGTCTTCGCGGGGATCGCCGCCGGATGCGTGGCAGTGCTGATACTGGCGGCCTGGCAGACTGTCGAACGTGTGCGGCTCGATGCCGGGCGTGCATCGTTCGAGCGCTCGCTCGCGCAACTGTCGGCGCCGCTCGCCGAGCATAAGCGTCTCGCGCGCGCCGCCGAGCAAGCGCGTATGCGCGCGGAGCACGCGGCGATGCACTCGAAACCGCTCGTTCATCTGCTATCGCTGCTTGACGCATTAAGCAGCGAGTCCGATGACAAGGTGAGTTTGCGGCAGCTGCGCCAGCGCGAGCACGAGACGGAACTGCTTGCGAGTGCGCACGATCATGCGGCACCGGCGTCGTGGGTAAAACGTCTAGCCGCGATACGCGGTGTGAAGGACGCCGAGGTCAAGGACCAGCGCCGCGCGACGGCAGCGATGCACGGCGCCGGACAAAACGCGAGTGGCGCAATCGAATTTTCGGCGCGCCTCGAATGGGAAGGTACGCGTGAACCGACGGTGCGCAATGTTGCGCCTGCCGCAGCGCGTACGGAACGAGGCGCTCACATGCGAGGTTTGAAATGA
- a CDS encoding pilus assembly protein PilM, whose translation MALKTSLEMAVRRFAAGIDLGPQTVRLVVLSRGICGNGPLRIDCVASMPVRSGAMAGAEIVDRPAVAQALFDVFDCMPSEHILLSLRCAMAIPGSATLTASVPLEQLQQLAPATRRTRSRRPVAEYAEGDMLSALEPAVLIEIERIAGVERHALAVDWYVDRSALRGGEVTIAATARQHVEARIECAAIAGITLTAIDGEPHAALRAMRYSATQELEPGDAYAALWIGGDGVYGWRLADDTVVAWMHYPSPEHGCLADALRDLAEGARLSTVFVAGDVDLLDGVSMSLADIGDVLGCMVFPFECTLLGQVAVPFETDLLHDPASAVAFGLAVRGVYE comes from the coding sequence ATGGCGTTGAAAACTTCGTTGGAAATGGCGGTGCGCCGGTTCGCGGCTGGCATCGACCTGGGGCCGCAAACGGTGCGGCTCGTCGTGCTGAGTCGGGGCATATGCGGCAATGGGCCGCTGCGTATCGATTGTGTCGCGTCGATGCCGGTGCGGTCCGGTGCGATGGCGGGCGCCGAGATCGTCGATCGGCCGGCGGTCGCACAGGCGCTCTTCGATGTGTTCGACTGCATGCCGTCCGAACACATCCTGCTTTCGCTGCGATGTGCAATGGCGATTCCGGGTTCGGCCACGCTGACGGCGAGCGTGCCGCTCGAGCAGCTTCAACAGCTCGCGCCGGCCACGCGGCGCACGCGCTCGCGCAGGCCGGTCGCCGAATACGCGGAAGGCGACATGCTGAGCGCACTCGAGCCCGCTGTGCTGATAGAGATCGAACGCATCGCCGGCGTCGAGCGGCACGCGCTCGCAGTTGACTGGTATGTCGACAGGTCGGCGCTGCGAGGCGGCGAAGTCACGATTGCCGCCACCGCGAGGCAGCATGTCGAGGCGCGCATCGAATGCGCGGCGATTGCCGGCATCACGCTGACCGCGATCGACGGCGAACCGCATGCGGCGCTACGCGCGATGCGCTATTCGGCGACGCAGGAACTGGAGCCGGGCGACGCGTACGCAGCCCTCTGGATCGGCGGCGACGGCGTCTATGGCTGGCGCCTTGCCGACGACACGGTCGTGGCCTGGATGCACTATCCGTCGCCCGAGCACGGCTGTCTTGCCGATGCACTGCGCGACCTCGCCGAGGGTGCCCGGCTTTCGACGGTGTTCGTGGCGGGCGATGTCGATCTGCTCGACGGTGTCTCGATGTCGCTTGCCGATATCGGCGACGTACTCGGCTGCATGGTGTTCCCGTTCGAATGCACGCTGCTGGGCCAGGTCGCCGTCCCGTTCGAAACCGATCTGCTGCACGATCCCGCATCCGCGGTGGCGTTCGGACTCGCCGTGCGCGGCGTGTACGAATGA